DNA from Prevotella sp. oral taxon 299 str. F0039:
CTGGCGTGATTGCCTTATTTTTCGGTATGAGTTTCTTAAAAGGATTATCTCTTTTTGGGAATAAAAACACTTATCATATTGAGTTTGAAGATCTTAGTGGAGTGTCAGCTTCAAGTCCTATTTATGCCAATGGTTTCAAAGTTGGTGTTGTTACAGGTATCGATTATGACTACACGGCACAACGTAAACCACTTGTAAAGATTGAGTTGAATAATGATATGCCTGTTCCCGAAGGTACAACAGCAGAGATTGAAAGCGATATGTTGGGTAATGTTAAGGTGAACTTAATACTTGCTAAAGATATAACAAGGTTGCTTCCACACGACGGAATTATTAAAGGAAGTAAGAACAATGGTGCAATGGGTAAGATGTCGGCTATGATTCCAACCATAGAAAGGATACTTCCGAAACTCGATTCGATAATGACTAGCATCAACACTCTACTTGCCAACCCTGCAATCAACAATTCTTTACAAAATGTTGAGGGTATTACAGCCAACTTAACAACGTCTACTAAAGAATTAAACTCTTTGTTGGCAACTCTTAACAAGCAAGTTCCTGGCACAATAAGTAAAGCAAACAAAACATTAGACAATGTAAATAAGCTTACAGGCAACATGGCTTCAATAGATATTAGTGCAACAATGT
Protein-coding regions in this window:
- a CDS encoding MlaD family protein; the encoded protein is MNLITKEIKIALVAIAGVIALFFGMSFLKGLSLFGNKNTYHIEFEDLSGVSASSPIYANGFKVGVVTGIDYDYTAQRKPLVKIELNNDMPVPEGTTAEIESDMLGNVKVNLILAKDITRLLPHDGIIKGSKNNGAMGKMSAMIPTIERILPKLDSIMTSINTLLANPAINNSLQNVEGITANLTTSTKELNSLLATLNKQVPGTISKANKTLDNVNKLTGNMASIDISATMSKVDNTIASLQEFTNKLNSNNGSLGLLMNDQSLYNNLNATMQNADSLMVDLRKHPKRYVHFSIFGKKDK